One window of the Vigna radiata var. radiata cultivar VC1973A chromosome 1, Vradiata_ver6, whole genome shotgun sequence genome contains the following:
- the LOC106756228 gene encoding pollen receptor-like kinase 2, producing MALSTSLTPFTFLLSSSFLSHILLIVTASDKELLLGFKDSIENKHVLSSWNESVPPCSPKQPNWPYIHCYKGHVWGLTLENMRLKGVVDVQALQKLPYLRTLSLKNNDFNTEWPYINGILGLKALFLSNNKFFGEVPAQAFQDMKWLKKIHLSNNRFTGHIPTSLASMPRLIELRLEGNQFTGSIPNFLRPLQSFSAADNKLEGQIPEGLRDLPVSAFSGNEGLCGAPLEACKSKKLSLLSIIVTVVLVLVALVVIGAVVLLVLRRRREQLPDVSEEDSPSVSHMKARSREPSEEGSRRSRSSSRISKGDTMMLSFVRDHKDQFNLHELLSASAEVLGSGCYSSSYKASLLNGPVMVVKRFKQMNNVGREEFHEHMRRFGRLNHPNLLPLIAYYYRKEEKLFVTDFVHNGSLAVRLHGYQALGQRSLEWASRLKIVKGIAEGLEYLYREMPSLIAAHGHLKSSNVLLNESLEPLLTDYGLVPVINQDLAPDIMVIYKSPEYLQHGRITKKTDVWSLGIIILEILTGNLPVNFLQGKGSDLSLGNWVHSVSEECSSEVFDKDMEISRNSEGEMIKLLKIALACCERDVDKRWDLKEVVDRIHEVNETDNEDQCSRSSSNASEVEIKQTQSGEVSFSIDMAQ from the exons ATGGCACTCTCCACTTCTTTGACTCCATTCACGTTTCTCCTTTCATCTTCATTTCTATCGCATATTCTTCTCATCGTAACTGCTTCAGACAAAGAATTGCTCCTCGGATTCAAAGACTCCATTGAAAACAAACATGTCTTGTCTTCCTGGAATGAATCCGTCCCTCCATGTTCTCCCAAACAACCTAACTGGCCTTACATTCACTGTTATAAAGGACACGTCTGGGGTTTGACGCTCGAGAACATGAGACTCAAAGGGGTCGTTGACGTTCAAGCCCTCCAGAAGCTACCCTATCTTCGAACCTTAAGCCTCAAGAACAATGATTTTAACACTGAATGGCCTTACATCAACGGCATTCTGGGTTTGAAGGCCCTTTTTCTTTCCAATAACAAGTTTTTTGGGGAGGTTCCTGCTCAGGCTTTTCAGGACATGAAATGGTTAAAGAAAATCCATTTGTCCAACAACCGCTTCACCGGTCATATTCCAACTTCCCTCGCATCCATGCCCAGGCTTATCGAGTTGAGGCTCGAAGGAAACCAATTCACCGGCTCCATACCCAATTTTCTACGCCCATTGCAATCTTTTTCTGCAGCTGATAATAAATTAGAGGGACAAATACCAGAGGGCCTCCGTGACCTCCCAGTTTCAGCTTTCTCTG GTAATGAAGGGCTATGTGGAGCACCATTAGAAGCATGCAAGTCCAAAAAGCTATCACTTCTGAGTATTATTGTGACtgttgttcttgttcttgtaGCACTGGTTGTTATTGGAGCAGTAGTGTTGTTAGTCCTTCGCCGGAGAAGAGAGCAGCTGCCAGATGTGTCTGAGGAAGATTCACCATCAGTGTCCCACATGAAAGCAAGAAGTAGGGAACCATCGGAGGAAGGAAGTCGCAGGTCCCGCTCCTCGAGCCGCATCAGCAAAGGAGACACCATGATGTTATCGTTTGTGAGGGATCACAAAGACCAGTTTAATTTGCATGAACTACTGAGTGCCTCAGCTGAGGTACTGGGCAGTGGTTGTTACAGCTCTTCCTACAAGGCTTCTTTGTTAAATGGACCAGTTATGGTGGTCAAGAGATTCAAGCAAATGAACAATGTCGGAAGGGAAGAGTTTCACGAGCACATGCGACGGTTTGGACGGTTAAATCATCCTAATCTGCTTCCTCTCATTGCCTACTACTACAGAAAGGAGGAGAAACTCTTCGTTACTGACTTTGTTCACAATGGCAGCTTGGCTGTTCGCCTCCATG GATACCAAGCTCTAGGGCAGCGAAGCCTGGAGTGGGCAAGTAGGTTGAAGATAGTGAAAGGCATAGCAGAAGGACTTGAATATCTTTACAGGGAGATGCCAAGCTTAATAGCGGCGCATGGACATCTGAAATCCTCGAACGTTCTTCTGAATGAATCTTTGGAACCCCTTCTGACGGACTATGGGTTGGTACCGGTGATAAATCAAGACCTTGCTCCTGACATAATGGTGATCTATAAGTCCCCAGAGTATTTGCAGCATGGTCGCATTACAAAGAAGACTGATGTGTGGAGTCTTGGGATAATTATTTTGGAGATTCTAACGGGAAATCTTCCTGTTAACTTTCTACAAGGAAAAGGAAGTGATTTGAGTTTGGGAAACTGGGTCCATTCGGTCTCGGAAGAGTGTAGCAGTGAGGTGTTTGATAAGGATATGGAGATAAGCAGAAACAGTGAGGGAGAGATGATAAAGCTTTTGAAGATTGCATTGGCTTGTTGTGAAAGGGACGTTGACAAGAGATGGGACTTAAAAGAAGTTGTAGATAGAATTCATGAAGTAAACGAAACTGATAACGAGGATCAATGTTCCCGTTCTTCTTCTAATGCTAGTGAAGTTGAAATCAAGCAGACTCAGTCAGGTGAAGTTAGTTTCTCCATAGATATGGCTCAATGA
- the LOC106756233 gene encoding U-box domain-containing protein 52-like — protein sequence MSRMNSEKKLGAGRVVAVAIENNKTSQHAAKWAVDNLLPKDQCLLLIHVRPKSSSANSANEAVGDNESKELFESFRVFCNRKSIQCREVLLEDMDISKALLENISVNSIEFLVLGAPSRGGIVRRFRTTDVPSSVSKGAPPFCTVYIISKGKISSVRSATAPLAPKPAAARNQLQPQQPQPLQPQPRYQPLMRNPEGLLESHQTRNYPPRPSQGSGTHKMVLDDDDIISPFTRAGKSYESSKLPDSDISFVSSGRPSIDRIFPTMYDDLDTASGRLSGVSDSDTRSFASSLSSQGIDDFSFSSQSRLSDCTDDVEFEMRRLKQELKQTMDMYSSACKEAMTAKQRAMELQRWKAEEQKRSEDSETVDASAIQFMEMEQDRIRAEALEKIAALEAQKRMTQVERRRPSESFGHGPAMYRRYTIEEIEEATNMFSDSLKIGEGGYGPVYRSELDCTQVAIKVLKPDAAQGREQFQQEVEVLSRIRHPNMVLLLGACPEYGCLVYEYMANGSLDDCLFRRGSSRPPLPWQLRFQIAAEIATGLLFLHQTKPEPLVHRDLKPGNILLDRNYVSKISDVGLARLVPPSVADSVTQYRMTSTAGTFCYIDPEYQQTGMLGIKSDIYSLGIMLLQLVTARPPMGLTHHVSRSIENGTFPEMLDPAVEDWPVEHALHFAKLSLGCAEMRRKDRPDLGKVVLPELNKLRAFAEDSMSPMMMFGLRTGGSGGGGGGYIPRNSNPSSSTHSDTSNLSGFSGYESRSSSSSQGRL from the exons ATGTCGAGGATGAACTCAGAGAAGAAGCTTGGTGCAGGACGTGTGGTGGCTGTGGCCATTGAGAATAACAAGACCAGCCAACATGCTGCCAAGTGGGCAGTCGACAACCTTCTTCCCAAGGATCAATGTCTCTTGCTCATCCATGTCAGACCAAAATCATCCTCAG CGAATTCCGCCAACGAAGCTGTGGGTGACAACGAATCCAAGGAACTCTTCGAATCGTTTAGAGTTTTCTGCAATAGAAAAAGT ATACAATGCAGAGAAGTGTTATTGGAGGACATGGATATATCTAAGGCATTATTGGAAAACATTTCTGTGAATTCCATCGAGTTTCTGGTACTTGGGGCGCCATCAAGGGGTGGCATTGTTAG GAGATTTAGAACAACGGATGTTCCAAGCTCTGTGTCAAAGGGTGCGCCACCATTCTGCACAGTGTATATAATTTCTAAAGGAAAAATCTCGAGTGTGAGATCTGCTACTGCTCCATTGGCTCCTAAACCTGCTGCAGCACGTAACCAATTGCAGCCACAACAGCCACAGCCACTACAACCACAGCCACGCTACCAGCCACTGATGCGAAACCCTGAAGGACTTTTGGAATCTCATCAAACTCGCAACTACCCACCAAGAC CTTCACAAGGGAGTGGAACACATAAGATGGTgttggatgatgatgatatcaT ATCACCATTCACAAGGGCTGGCAAATCATACGAGTCTTCAAAACTTCCAGATTCTGACATATCATTTGTGAGCAGCGGAAGGCCAAGCATTGATCGAATATTCCCGACAATGTACGACGATTTGGACACTGCGAGTGGAAGGCTTTCGGGTGTTTCTGATTCTGACACCAGAAGCTTCGCTTCTTCATTGTCCTCGCAAGGAATTGatgacttctccttctcctcGCAATCAAGGTTATCAGACTGCACG GATGATGTTGAATTCGAGATGAGGAGGCTGAAGCAGGAACTGAAGCAGACGATGGATATGTACAGCTCGGCCTGCAAAGAAGCTATGACTGCAAAGCAGAGGGCAATGGAGCTTCAACGGTGGAAAGCGGAAGAACAGAAGAGATCGGAAGATTCGGAAACGGTTGATGCCTCGGCCATACAATTCATGGAGATGGAGCAGGATAGAATTAGAGCAGAAGCCCTTGAAAAAATCGCCGCACTGGAAGCACAGAAGAGAATGACCCAAGTAGAGAGAAGGAGACCGAGTGAAAGCTTTGGACACGGCCCTGCCATGTACAGAAGGTACACCATTGAGGAAATTGAAGAGGCAACAAACATGTTTTCGGACTCTCTTAAGATCGGCGAAGGAGGTTATGGTCCTGTCTACAGGAGTGAACTCGATTGCACCCAGGTTGCCATCAAGGTCTTGAAGCCAGATGCAGCTCAAGGGCGCGAGCAGTTTCAACAGGAA GTAGAAGTGTTGAGTCGCATAAGGCATCCGAACATGGTTCTGTTGCTGGGGGCATGTCCAGAGTATGGTTGTCTTGTGTATGAGTACATGGCGAATGGAAGCTTGGATGATTGCTTGTTCAGGAGAGGAAGCTCACGTCCTCCTCTTCCATGGCAGCTAAGGTTCCAAATTGCCGCAGAGATAGCAACAGGTCTGCTTTTCCTCCACCAGACAAAACCAGAGCCACTGGTCCACCGTGACCTAAAACCGGGCAACATTCTCCTTGACCGGAACTACGTGAGCAAGATCAGTGACGTGGGGTTGGCAAGGCTGGTGCCTCCTTCGGTTGCAGACAGTGTGACACAGTATCGCATGACTTCCACTGCCGGAACCTTCTGCTACATCGACCCGGAGTACCAGCAAACGGGCATGCTGGGAATCAAATCCGACATATACTCTCTGGGGATCATGCTTCTGCAATTGGTGACGGCGAGGCCTCCGATGGGTTTGACTCATCATGTTTCGAGATCCATCGAGAACGGAACTTTTCCCGAGATGCTTGACCCAGCTGTTGAGGACTGGCCAGTTGAACATGCCTTGCATTTCGCAAAGCTTTCCCTGGGATGTGCTGAAATGAGGAGAAAAGATAGACCTGATCTTGGAAAAGTTGTCTTGCCTGAGCTCAATAAGCTCAGGGCATTTGCTGAAGATAGCATGTCGCCTATGATGATGTTTGGACTTCGAACCGGAGGAAGTGGCGGCGGCGGTGGAGGGTATATTCCAAGAAACAGTAACCCATCATCATCCACACATTCT GACACGAGTAATTTGTCTGGGTTCTCTGGATACGAAAGCCGCTCAAGCTCATCATCACAGGGGAGACTGTAA
- the LOC106768588 gene encoding uncharacterized protein LOC106768588, with product MEKYNSNPRKSSTKRNRMVLERGVVGLGIVAAMSVTNINNSIDVVSSAKPAANFSTSYDLFHASPLNTGTRFLFPTHFLNSCNLCYKHLHGVDIFIYRGEKAFCSAQCREAHIRNYEHEQDKYYYKHNNAVNVSVPILAA from the exons ATGGAGAAGTATAATTCTAATCCCAGAAAATCATCAACGAAAAGGAATAGAATGGTTTTGGAGAGAGGGGTTGTCGGGCTTGGAATAGTGGCAGCCATGAGTGTGACAAACATCAACAACTCCATTGATGTTGTTTCCTCTGCTAAACCTGCTGCAAACTTTTCCACAAGCTATGACCTTTTCCATGCTTCCCCTCTCAACACTGGAACCCGCTTTCTGTTTCCCACTCATTTTCTCAACTCCTGCAACCTTTGCTACAAACATCTTCACGGGGTCGACATCTTCATTTACAG AGGCGAGAAAGCGTTTTGTAGTGCACAATGCCGTGAGGCTCACATTAGAAACTACGAACATGAGCAAGACAAGTATTACTACAAACACAATAATGCTGTCAATGTGTCTGTGCCTATTCTTGCAGCATGA
- the LOC106770533 gene encoding auxin response factor 19: MKTHPPQTDGGSAAPNPNPNPSQESRSINPELWQACAGPLVNLPPSATHVIYFPQGHSEQVAASLKKDVDAQIPNYPNLPSKLLCLLHNLTLHADPETDEVYAQMTLQPVPSFDKDALLRSDLALKSTKPQPDFFCKQLTASDTSTHGGFSVPRRAAEKIFPHLDYSMQPPAQELVARDLHDNVWTFRHIYRGQPKRHLLTTGWSLFVSGKRLFAGDSVLFIRDEKQQLLLGIRRANRQPTNISSSVLSSDSMHIGILAAAAHAAANNSPFTVFYNPRASPSEFVIPLAKYYKSVYSHQPSLGMRFRMMFETEDSGTRRYMGTITGISDLDPVRWKNSQWRNLQVGWDESTAGEKRSRVSIWEIEPVTAPFFLCPPPFFRSKRPRQPGMPDDDLSDFDNIFKRTMPWLGDDMCMKDPQGLPGLSLAQWMNVQQHPALAGSLQPNFAPSLPGSILQNIPGADISRQLGFSAPQISQSNNVAFNTHRLLQTAQQLDQLQKLPSTSSTLGAVLPPQQQLGDITQQSRQNLANQTIPQSQVQAQLLHPQNIVQTNNILQQQQPSIQNHQMHRSLSQNPSQQQTIIGQSQQQNLIQSPIPDHVQQLQMSDNQIQLHLLQKLQQQKQTHLAQQTVLQQPTQLTQIQDQQRQILDKTHNLPRALTSGQVLEIPPMLQNSLPEANSISNQITKANFQNSIQFPQQSKLQQQQPGLLSEMSGHMGLLPTPTTNNQLSAGGSSILNGAAGAGQSVITDDIPSCSTSPSANNCASALPPLINSRLQRNTIVGDDMAQSASTILSSSALETMSSNANLLKDIQPKSEVKPSLNISKSQNQGHFGLQSYLNGSAVHTDCLDTSSSTTSVCLSQSDAHMNQNNNPLAYNPHPMLFRDNSQDGEVQADARGNIPYANNIDSQMGMPLNPDSLLTKGTLGLGKDLSNNFSSEALLGNYENNRDAQQELSSSMVSQSFGVPDMAFNSIDSTIDDSSFLNRGTWAPPPAPPPPPLPPAQFQRMRTYTKVYKRGAVGRSIDITRYSGYEELKQDLARRFGIEGQLEDRQRIGWKLVYVDHESDVLLVGDDPWEEFVNCVRCIKILSPQEVQQMSLDGDFGNGGLPNQACSSSDGGNT, encoded by the exons ATGAAGACGCATCCTCCGCAGACCGACGGTGGCTCCGCCGCTCCCAATCCCAATCCCAATCCCTCCCAAG AGAGCAGGAGCATAAACCCGGAGCTGTGGCAAGCTTGTGCAGGGCCTTTGGTTAATCTTCCTCCCTCCGCCACACACGTCATCTACTTCCCTCAGGGTCACAGCGAACAG GTTGCTGCATCTCTCAAGAAAGATGTTGACGCTCAAATTCCCAACTATCCCAATCTTCCCTCAAAGTTACTCTGTCTCCTTCACAATCTCACTCTGCAT GCTGATCCCGAAACAGATGAAGTATACGCTCAGATGACGCTTCAACCGGTCCCTTCT TTCGACAAGGATGCTCTGTTAAGATCGGATCTTGCTCTCAAGTCCACCAAGCCACAACCCGACTTCTTCTGTAAACAGCTCACCGCAAGTGATACCAGCACTCACGGAGGTTTCTCAGTGCCCCGTCGTGCCGCCGAGAAGATTTTCCCTCATCTT GATTACTCTATGCAACCTCCTGCGCAAGAACTCGTCGCCAGGGATTTGCACGACAATGTTTGGACATTCCGCCACATATACCGTG GACAACCAAAACGGCACTTGCTTACTACTGGATGGAGTCTATTTGTCAGCGGAAAGAGGCTTTTTGCCGGAGACTCTGTTTTGTTTATAAG AGATGAGAAGCAGCAGCTTCTTTTGGGTATCAGACGAGCTAACAGGCAACCCACCAATATATCTTCGTCAGTACTATCCAGTGATAGTATGCACATTGGAATTCTTGCTGCAGCGGCTCATGCAGCCGCAAACAATAGCCCCTTCACCGTCTTTTATAATCCTAG GGCTAGTCCCTCAGAATTTGTTATTCCTTTAGCCAAGTACTACAAGTCGGTGTACAGCCACCAACCGTCACTTGGCATGCGTTTTCGAATGATGTTTGAAACTGAAGACTCGGGAACGAGAAG GTATATGGGTACAATTACAGGTATCAGTGATCTGGATCCCGTGCGATGGAAAAACTCTCAATGGCGAAATTTGCAG GTTGGTTGGGATGAGTCAACTGCTGGAGAAAAGCGTAGCAGGGTCTCAATCTGGGAAATCGAACCAGTAACTGCTCCATTTTTCCTCTGCCCGCCTCCATTCTTTAGATCCAAGAGGCCAAGACAACCTGGAATGCCGG ATGATGACTTATCtgattttgataacattttcaaGCGGACAATGCCTTGGCTTGGTGATGATATGTGCATGAAGGATCCCCAAGGTCTCCCTGGCCTGAGCTTAGCTCAATGGATGAACGTGCAGCAACATCCTGCACTGGCTGGCTCGTTGCAGCCAAATTTTGCACCTTCCTTACCGGGATCTATTTTGCAAAATATTCCTGGGGCTGATATATCTCGGCAGCTGGGATTTTCCGCTCCACAAATTTCTCAGTCAAACAATGTAGCCTTCAATACTCACAGACTACTTCAGACTGCTCAACAGCTGGATCAACTTCAGAAGCTACCATCTACATCTAGCACATTAGGAGCAGTCCTGCCACCACAGCAACAGTTGGGTGATATCACTCAACAATCAAGGCAGAACTTGGCAAATCAAACTATACCACAGAGTCAAGTTCAGGCCCAACTCTTGCATCCCCAAAACATTGTCCAAACCAACAATATTCTTCAACAGCAGCAACCATCCATTCAAAACCATCAAATGCATAGAAGCCTCTCTCAGAATCCATCACAGCAGCAGACAATTATAGGTCAGagtcaacaacaaaatttgatcCAGTCCCCTATCCCTGATCATGTTCAACAATTACAGATGTCTGACAATCAGATTCAGTTGCACTTGTTACAAAAgcttcaacaacaaaaacaaacccACTTGGCACAGCAAACAGTGTTGCAGCAGCCTACTCAGCTTACTCAAATCCAGGATCAGCAGAGACAGATTTTAGATAAAACACATAACCTGCCTAGAGCACTAACATCTGGTCAAGTTCTAGAAATACCTCCTATGCTTCAAAATTCACTGCCTGAGGCTAATTCTATCTCTAATCAGATCACAAAGGCTAATTTCCAGAACAGTATTCAATTCCCTCAGCAGTCCAAGCTTCAACAGCAGCAACCTGGCTTGCTGTCTGAAATGTCTGGTCACATGGGACTTCTTCCTACCCCTACTACAAATAACCAACTTTCTGCTGGTGGCAGTAGTATACTGAATGGAGCAGCTGGGGCAGGGCAATCTGTAATTACGGATGATATTCCTTCTTGCTCCACCTCACCTTCTGCAAATAACTGTGCCAGTGCACTGCCACCATTGATAAATTCTCGATTGCAGAGAAACACAATAGTAGGGGATGACATGGCTCAGTCTGCTTCAACAATCTTGAGTTCAAGTGCGTTAGAAACTATGTCATCAAATGCAAACTTGTTGAAAGATATACAACCGAAGTCTGAAGTTAAACCTTCTCTGAATATTTCCAAAAGTCAGAATCAAGGGCATTTTGGCCTTCAGTCATACTTGAATGGTAGTGCTGTCCATACTGATTGTTTGGACACATCATCTTCTACAACATCAGTTTGCCTTTCTCAGAGTGACGCTCATATGAATCAGAATAATAATCCATTAGCTTACAATCCACATCCTATGTTGTTTAGAGACAATAGTCAAGATGGGGAAGTTCAGGCAGATGCTAGGGGCAATATTCCATATGCCAACAACATTGATAGCCAAATGGGAATGCCACTGAATCCAGATTCCCTTTTAACCAAGGGCACATTGGGGTTGGGGAAGGATTTGTCTAATAACTTCTCTTCAGAAGCCCTGCTTggtaattatgaaaataacagaGATGCTCAGCAGGAACTTTCATCTTCAATGGTTTCACAGTCATTTGGAGTCCCTGATATGGCCTTCAATTCAATTGATTCCACTATAGATGATAGTAGCTTTTTGAATAGGGGTACATGGGCTCCACCACCAGCACCGCCTCCACCACCTCTGCCACCAGCACAGTTTCAGCGGATGAGGACGTATACCAag GTATATAAACGTGGAGCTGTGGGAAGGTCCATAGACATAACGCGGTATTCAGGTTATGAAGAACTTAAACAGGATCTAGCTCGTAGATTTGGAATAGAGGGGCAGCTGGAGGATCGGCAGAGGATAGGTTGGAAACTTGTCTATGTAGATCACGAGAGTGATGTTCTACTGGTGGGAGATGACCCTTGGGA GGAGTTCGTGAACTGTGTCCGCTGTATTAAAATACTTTCTCCTCAAGAAGTGCAACAGATGAGCTTGGATGGAGATTTTGGCAATGGCGGCCTTCCAAATCAAGCGTGTAGCAGCTCTGACGGTGGGAATACCTAA
- the LOC106769277 gene encoding methyl-CpG-binding domain-containing protein 2 isoform X2, translating to MSLTPDQPPDRLCSSPQENQMHRAKFSLTPKSEVKDLTGSSFHSYKQSSLLDPIDVSSSSDDEKDLPNENVSNQLVLYDPMTNGNNTIELAPDPHQCGPPMQTRRQPSHLVPRILPSVGAFTVQCASYFKWRLIPTKEKYEEIREHILEQPFVCQKALEWRPDVSCDDPEDISQDGSRIWAIDKPNIAQPPAGWERLLRIRAEGSSKFADIYYVAPSGKRLRSMVEIQKFLTEHPEYTRDGVKLSQFSFQIPRPLQENYVRKRSARLPSSYEAGGPVEHEQVTPLSWLGPEGHSDLHAGRLRLPASFVGSHDLDPIGISPPAKRQATQNFFHKEDL from the exons ATGTCTCTCACTCCCGACCAACCACCCGACCGCCTCTGTTCTTCCCCTCAG GAAAATCAGATGCATCGTGCTAAATTTTCCCTTACACCCAAGAGTGAAGTCAAGGACTTGACAGGTTCAAGTTTTCACAGTTACAAGCAAAGCAGTCTTCTGGATCCCATAGACGTTTCTTCATCTTCGGATGATGAAAAGGACCTTCCTAATGAAAATGTGTCTAATCAATTAGTCCTTTACGATCCCATGACAAATGGAAACAATACCATTGAACTTGCACCTGATCCTCACCAGTGTGGACCTCCAATGCAAACAAGAAGACAACCTTCACATTTAGTTCCTAGAATTTTGCCTTCAGTTGGTGCTTTCACTGTTCAATGTGCATCCTACTTTAAATGGAGGTTGATTCcaacaaaggaaaaatatgaagaaatccGTGAACATATTCTTGAACAGCCTTTTGTTTGTCAAAAAGCCCTTGAATGGCGACCAGATGTATCTTGTGACGATCCAGAGGATATTTCTCAGGATGGCAGCAGGATTTGGGCTATTGATAAGCCAAATATTGCGCAGCCTCCGGCTGGATGGGAGCGACTACTAAGGATCAGAGCTGAAGGAAGCTCCAAATTTGCAGATAT ATATTATGTGGCACCATCAGGCAAGAGATTACGCTCAATGGTAGAGATCCAGAA GTTCTTGACGGAACATCCTGAGTATACAAGAGATGGGGTTAAGCTTTCACAGTTCTCATTTCAAATACCAAGGCCATTACAAGAAAACTATGTGAGGAAGCGTTCCGCTAGACTTCCCTCTTCATATGAAGCGGGTGGACCTGTTGAACATGAGCAAG TGACTCCTCTGTCATGGTTAGGCCCAGAAGGCCATTCTGATTTGCATGCTGGAAGACTGAGGCTTCCTGCTTCTTTCGTGGGATCCCATGATCTTGACCCTATCGGTATCAGCCCTCCTGCAAAGAGGCAAGCAACTCAGAACTTTTTTCATAAAGAGGACCTATAG
- the LOC106769277 gene encoding methyl-CpG-binding domain-containing protein 2 isoform X1: MLTSYMLDFEEEKREERSLLSKHRHLLMSLTPDQPPDRLCSSPQENQMHRAKFSLTPKSEVKDLTGSSFHSYKQSSLLDPIDVSSSSDDEKDLPNENVSNQLVLYDPMTNGNNTIELAPDPHQCGPPMQTRRQPSHLVPRILPSVGAFTVQCASYFKWRLIPTKEKYEEIREHILEQPFVCQKALEWRPDVSCDDPEDISQDGSRIWAIDKPNIAQPPAGWERLLRIRAEGSSKFADIYYVAPSGKRLRSMVEIQKFLTEHPEYTRDGVKLSQFSFQIPRPLQENYVRKRSARLPSSYEAGGPVEHEQVTPLSWLGPEGHSDLHAGRLRLPASFVGSHDLDPIGISPPAKRQATQNFFHKEDL; this comes from the exons ATGCTAACAAGTTATATGTTAGATTTTGAGGAAGAAAAAAGGGAGGAGAGG AGCTTACTGTCGAAACATCGCCATCTTCTTATGTCTCTCACTCCCGACCAACCACCCGACCGCCTCTGTTCTTCCCCTCAG GAAAATCAGATGCATCGTGCTAAATTTTCCCTTACACCCAAGAGTGAAGTCAAGGACTTGACAGGTTCAAGTTTTCACAGTTACAAGCAAAGCAGTCTTCTGGATCCCATAGACGTTTCTTCATCTTCGGATGATGAAAAGGACCTTCCTAATGAAAATGTGTCTAATCAATTAGTCCTTTACGATCCCATGACAAATGGAAACAATACCATTGAACTTGCACCTGATCCTCACCAGTGTGGACCTCCAATGCAAACAAGAAGACAACCTTCACATTTAGTTCCTAGAATTTTGCCTTCAGTTGGTGCTTTCACTGTTCAATGTGCATCCTACTTTAAATGGAGGTTGATTCcaacaaaggaaaaatatgaagaaatccGTGAACATATTCTTGAACAGCCTTTTGTTTGTCAAAAAGCCCTTGAATGGCGACCAGATGTATCTTGTGACGATCCAGAGGATATTTCTCAGGATGGCAGCAGGATTTGGGCTATTGATAAGCCAAATATTGCGCAGCCTCCGGCTGGATGGGAGCGACTACTAAGGATCAGAGCTGAAGGAAGCTCCAAATTTGCAGATAT ATATTATGTGGCACCATCAGGCAAGAGATTACGCTCAATGGTAGAGATCCAGAA GTTCTTGACGGAACATCCTGAGTATACAAGAGATGGGGTTAAGCTTTCACAGTTCTCATTTCAAATACCAAGGCCATTACAAGAAAACTATGTGAGGAAGCGTTCCGCTAGACTTCCCTCTTCATATGAAGCGGGTGGACCTGTTGAACATGAGCAAG TGACTCCTCTGTCATGGTTAGGCCCAGAAGGCCATTCTGATTTGCATGCTGGAAGACTGAGGCTTCCTGCTTCTTTCGTGGGATCCCATGATCTTGACCCTATCGGTATCAGCCCTCCTGCAAAGAGGCAAGCAACTCAGAACTTTTTTCATAAAGAGGACCTATAG
- the LOC106766640 gene encoding uncharacterized protein LOC106766640, with translation MGGGMEANKNKFIEDWGTARENLEFNFRWTRRNLALVGIFGIAIPVLVYKGIVREFHMQDEDNGRPYRKFM, from the exons atgggAGGAGGAATGGAAGCAAACAAGAACAAATTCATAGAGGATTGGGGCACTGCCAGAGAGAATCTGGAATTCAATTTCCGTTGGACTCGCCGTAACCTCGCCCTTGTCGGCATCTTCGGCATCGCCATTCCCGTCCTTGTCTACAAGGGCATTGTCCGTGAATTC CATATGCAAGACGAAGATAATGGTAGGCCGTACAGGAAGTTCATGTGA